In a genomic window of Corynebacterium choanae:
- the alr gene encoding alanine racemase, with protein sequence MHLLTQRIDLDAIAANTALVKKLIGDRKLMAVVKADGYNHGAVVCAHVMAAHGADQFGVATLKEAVTLRESGITKPILAWMWRPEQDIAAALQAGIDLAIISAAHAHAVVRAAKETEITAQVTVKVETGMGRSGVCEADWPSVFRTLAEASRYVQFTGIMSHLALGDEEQNPYNNAQAATFRRAVAAARAAGLTPQMNHLANSPTTLARHDLGFDMVRPGIALYGVEPVAGEDHGLQPAMTLLAKVVVVKPIAQGQPVSYGGTWRAPSDGFIATIPFGYADGCPRSWQNHLWVTIDGERYPQVGRVCMDQIIIFLGDNQHGVRGGDDALIFGPGTHQEMTAEELALATDTIAYEIVCAPHGRIHREYVSPSGKNLPAVLTRTAGALTGTFPD encoded by the coding sequence ATGCATTTGTTGACCCAACGGATCGACCTTGACGCGATTGCCGCGAACACTGCGTTGGTGAAAAAACTCATCGGTGACCGGAAACTGATGGCGGTGGTGAAAGCTGACGGCTACAACCACGGTGCGGTGGTGTGCGCCCATGTGATGGCTGCACACGGTGCCGACCAGTTTGGGGTGGCAACCTTGAAAGAAGCCGTAACACTGCGGGAATCTGGGATAACCAAACCAATTTTGGCGTGGATGTGGCGGCCAGAACAAGATATCGCTGCCGCCTTACAAGCAGGCATCGATTTGGCGATTATCTCCGCGGCGCATGCGCATGCAGTGGTGCGTGCCGCGAAAGAGACTGAGATCACCGCCCAGGTGACGGTAAAGGTTGAAACGGGGATGGGACGCTCAGGGGTGTGCGAAGCAGATTGGCCGAGTGTGTTTCGCACCCTCGCCGAGGCGTCGCGTTATGTGCAGTTCACCGGGATTATGAGCCATTTAGCGCTAGGCGATGAGGAGCAAAACCCCTATAACAATGCGCAGGCTGCCACGTTCCGGCGGGCCGTTGCTGCCGCGCGGGCGGCCGGACTCACCCCGCAGATGAATCATCTCGCGAATTCGCCGACCACGTTGGCTCGTCACGATTTGGGTTTTGACATGGTTCGGCCGGGTATTGCACTCTACGGGGTGGAACCGGTGGCCGGTGAGGATCACGGTCTGCAGCCGGCAATGACACTGCTGGCCAAGGTGGTGGTGGTCAAACCCATTGCACAAGGTCAACCAGTCTCATACGGCGGCACGTGGCGGGCACCCAGCGACGGTTTTATCGCCACCATCCCCTTCGGCTACGCCGATGGTTGTCCCCGCTCCTGGCAGAATCATTTGTGGGTCACTATCGATGGTGAGCGATATCCGCAGGTTGGCCGGGTTTGTATGGATCAAATTATTATTTTCCTCGGCGACAATCAGCACGGTGTTCGCGGCGGTGACGACGCGTTAATCTTTGGTCCAGGTACACATCAGGAGATGACTGCTGAAGAGCTTGCGTTAGCAACCGACACCATCGCCTACGAGATTGTCTGTGCCCCACATGGTCGAATTCATCGGGAATATGTCAGTCCATCAGGGAAGAATCTCCCCGCAGTGTTAACTCGTACAGCTGGCGCACTCACCGGTACCTTCCCGGACTAG
- the glmS gene encoding glutamine--fructose-6-phosphate transaminase (isomerizing), with translation MCGIVGYVGHQQALDVITEALRRMEYRGYDSSGLTIVEDGTYATAKAAGKLQHLLDKLDENPESFSGHTGIGHTRWATHGRPTDANAHPHNSFDGTVSIVHNGIIENAGALRAALTEQGISLRSDTDSEVAAHLLALAYNDGPTAGDFKASVLAVLAQLEGAFTILFVHVNHPGEIYAARRNTPLIIGVGQGETFLGSDVAAFIEYTRDAVELGQDTVVHATAEGYSLCDFAGNPVEGKAFTIDWDLAAAEKGGYDSFMMKEINEQPAAVRDTLTGHFVDGRIVLDEQDLTGADMRSFDKVFVVACGSAYHSGLLAKYAIEHWVRIPVEIEVASEFRYRDPVLDKRTLVVAVSQSGETADTLEAVRHAKEQGAKVLAVCNTFGAQIPRESDAVLYTHAGPEIGVASTKAFLAQVAANYIVGLALAQERGTKYPDEVLDIWTELEAIPEKVQQVLACEEQCLAIAKELGAIRTMLFLGRGVGYPVALEGALKLKELAYIHAEGFPAGELKHGPIALIEDDLPVVVVVPSPRGREVLHSKIVSNIQEIRARGAKTIVIAEEGDTAVEPYANWLIRIPQASTIMQPLLATVPLQFLAAEIAQQCGNEDIDKPRNLAKSVTVE, from the coding sequence ATGTGTGGAATCGTTGGATATGTGGGCCACCAACAGGCTCTTGACGTTATTACCGAAGCGCTGCGTCGGATGGAATACCGCGGCTATGACTCCTCTGGGTTGACCATTGTCGAAGATGGTACCTATGCCACCGCCAAAGCCGCAGGTAAACTCCAGCATCTTCTGGATAAGCTCGACGAGAATCCGGAATCGTTTAGCGGCCATACCGGTATTGGACACACGCGGTGGGCAACCCATGGTCGCCCAACCGATGCCAATGCGCATCCGCACAATAGTTTCGATGGGACCGTCTCAATTGTGCACAACGGCATTATTGAAAATGCCGGGGCGCTTCGTGCGGCGTTAACGGAGCAGGGGATTAGCCTTCGCAGTGACACCGACTCGGAAGTCGCAGCTCACCTTTTGGCGCTGGCCTACAATGACGGCCCTACTGCAGGCGACTTCAAAGCCAGCGTGCTGGCTGTGTTGGCGCAGCTAGAAGGCGCATTCACGATTTTATTCGTGCATGTGAATCATCCCGGCGAAATCTATGCGGCTCGTCGTAACACTCCGCTGATTATCGGGGTTGGGCAAGGTGAAACCTTCCTTGGCTCTGATGTGGCAGCGTTTATCGAATACACCCGCGACGCTGTTGAATTGGGACAAGACACGGTGGTTCACGCCACTGCTGAGGGCTACAGCCTGTGTGATTTCGCTGGTAATCCGGTGGAGGGGAAAGCCTTTACTATCGACTGGGATTTAGCTGCTGCAGAAAAAGGTGGCTATGACTCGTTCATGATGAAAGAGATCAACGAGCAGCCGGCAGCAGTTCGAGACACCTTGACTGGGCATTTTGTCGATGGTCGGATCGTGCTGGACGAGCAGGATCTCACCGGTGCTGATATGCGCAGCTTTGACAAGGTGTTTGTGGTCGCCTGCGGATCGGCTTATCACTCCGGTCTTCTTGCGAAATATGCGATTGAGCATTGGGTTCGTATTCCGGTGGAAATCGAGGTCGCTTCAGAATTCCGGTATCGGGATCCGGTGCTGGATAAACGCACGTTGGTGGTGGCTGTATCCCAGTCCGGGGAGACTGCGGACACGTTGGAAGCTGTTCGCCATGCGAAGGAGCAGGGTGCGAAAGTACTGGCGGTGTGCAATACCTTTGGGGCGCAGATTCCACGCGAATCGGATGCCGTGCTTTATACGCATGCCGGTCCTGAGATCGGGGTTGCCTCCACGAAGGCGTTTTTAGCGCAGGTGGCCGCGAACTATATTGTCGGTCTTGCGCTCGCCCAGGAACGTGGCACGAAATATCCGGATGAAGTGCTCGATATTTGGACTGAGCTGGAGGCGATTCCTGAAAAGGTGCAGCAGGTGTTGGCCTGTGAAGAGCAGTGTTTGGCGATCGCTAAGGAACTTGGCGCGATTCGTACCATGCTGTTTCTTGGCCGGGGGGTTGGATACCCGGTCGCACTTGAGGGTGCGTTGAAGCTTAAAGAGCTGGCCTATATTCATGCGGAAGGGTTCCCTGCCGGCGAGTTGAAGCATGGGCCGATTGCGCTCATCGAAGATGATTTGCCGGTGGTTGTGGTGGTGCCTTCGCCACGTGGTCGGGAAGTGCTCCATTCGAAGATTGTGTCGAATATTCAAGAGATTCGTGCCCGTGGTGCGAAAACGATTGTGATCGCCGAGGAAGGTGATACCGCTGTTGAGCCTTACGCCAACTGGTTGATCCGCATCCCGCAAGCTTCAACGATTATGCAGCCGCTGTTGGCGACTGTGCCGCTGCAGTTCTTAGCTGCCGAGATTGCACAACAGTGTGGCAATGAAGACATTGATAAGCCGCGGAACTTGGCGAAGTCGGTGACTGTCGAATAG
- the tsaB gene encoding tRNA (adenosine(37)-N6)-threonylcarbamoyltransferase complex dimerization subunit type 1 TsaB — MLILTIDSATPSLVVGLVDTDARRVLAETTVHACRHHNERLVPAIGEALAAIAAAPADLAGVVAGCGPGPFTGLRVGMATAQAYADALDIPVWPVCTLDAMAASAVGQCVAGTSSLGDLLVVTDARRREWYYATYRDGQRITEPNVGRPDAIIEQYAGQVGLVAAAAGLTDAAVEAFATSTVVETYPTPIALASVANLAEPPEPLVALYLRRPDAKEPARKPRSSALPPRSDT, encoded by the coding sequence GTGCTGATTCTCACCATTGACTCTGCGACGCCTTCTCTTGTGGTTGGTCTTGTTGATACCGATGCTCGGCGGGTTCTCGCTGAGACCACGGTTCATGCATGCCGTCACCACAACGAACGTTTGGTGCCTGCTATCGGTGAGGCGCTCGCCGCGATTGCCGCGGCACCTGCTGATCTTGCTGGTGTCGTTGCTGGCTGTGGCCCTGGGCCTTTCACCGGTTTACGGGTGGGGATGGCTACGGCACAAGCTTATGCTGATGCGTTGGATATTCCTGTTTGGCCGGTGTGCACTTTAGATGCAATGGCTGCTAGCGCTGTAGGTCAGTGCGTTGCTGGCACATCATCCTTGGGGGATCTACTAGTTGTCACCGATGCACGTCGCCGTGAGTGGTATTACGCAACGTATCGGGATGGTCAAAGAATTACTGAACCTAATGTTGGACGACCCGATGCGATTATTGAGCAGTATGCCGGCCAGGTCGGCTTGGTAGCTGCTGCGGCAGGCCTCACCGATGCGGCAGTAGAGGCATTCGCAACGAGTACCGTGGTGGAAACCTATCCCACGCCCATAGCTTTAGCTTCAGTTGCTAACCTTGCCGAACCGCCTGAGCCACTGGTGGCGCTGTATCTGCGGCGACCGGACGCGAAGGAACCGGCGCGCAAACCCCGTTCGAGCGCGTTACCGCCACGTTCGGACACTTAA
- the tsaE gene encoding tRNA (adenosine(37)-N6)-threonylcarbamoyltransferase complex ATPase subunit type 1 TsaE, with amino-acid sequence MTSQFSYPHSGRLRCETIAATQSLGAAIGATLCAGDVVILDGPLGAGKTTFTQGLAEGMRVKGRVTSPTFVIARLHRSISNGPDLVHVDAYRLFGEDPDAAVDPLGSLDALDLDTDLEQAVVVAEWGEGLMEQLAARWMTISIDRNTAVEEDPDSEARIISWRWHDADR; translated from the coding sequence ATGACGTCACAATTTAGCTATCCACATTCCGGGAGACTTCGCTGCGAGACAATTGCTGCCACCCAGTCGCTAGGGGCAGCAATTGGCGCTACTCTTTGCGCTGGTGATGTGGTTATTTTGGACGGTCCGTTGGGTGCTGGGAAAACGACGTTTACCCAGGGGCTGGCCGAAGGGATGAGGGTCAAGGGTCGGGTGACCTCACCAACGTTTGTGATCGCCCGGCTGCACCGCAGTATCAGCAACGGCCCTGATCTGGTGCATGTTGATGCCTATCGATTGTTTGGGGAAGATCCGGATGCTGCTGTCGATCCGTTGGGCTCGCTTGATGCACTTGATTTAGATACCGATTTGGAACAGGCAGTGGTCGTCGCCGAATGGGGAGAGGGGCTTATGGAGCAACTTGCTGCTCGATGGATGACGATTTCCATCGATCGCAATACCGCTGTCGAAGAGGATCCGGATTCCGAGGCACGCATTATCAGTTGGCGGTGGCATGATGCTGATCGGTAA
- a CDS encoding dienelactone hydrolase family protein: MAGNLQKHLNRLSKRGPHRVLVGDLDFVGIPGVLYTPAEGNGIPAVAFGHDWMASVKDYHRTLRHLASWGIAVAAPQTERTMMANHRGFAADLETCLQILAGVKLGEGNVTVAPGKLGLAGHGMGAGCAVLAAAGNEKVKAVASIFPAKTSPNAYSAAKRVEAPGLVIGSAKDSLVDAGNPARYAANWAGDCVYREVDNGNQFGFTENLTRKLLLGIGLPDYSAQETIRGLVTGFLLHELAGERKYSAFADPTAEAKHVLIFDDEEIAEKADLSKSQR; the protein is encoded by the coding sequence GTGGCTGGAAATCTGCAGAAACATCTCAATCGTTTATCCAAGCGCGGTCCGCACCGCGTACTCGTTGGCGACCTGGATTTCGTTGGAATCCCGGGAGTGCTTTACACCCCTGCTGAAGGTAACGGTATCCCAGCAGTAGCCTTTGGTCACGATTGGATGGCGAGTGTCAAAGACTATCACCGTACGCTGCGGCATCTTGCAAGTTGGGGGATCGCGGTTGCTGCCCCACAAACTGAACGAACAATGATGGCAAACCATCGAGGGTTCGCAGCAGACTTGGAAACCTGCCTGCAGATTTTGGCAGGTGTCAAACTCGGCGAGGGGAATGTCACAGTCGCACCAGGCAAACTTGGCTTGGCCGGTCACGGCATGGGTGCAGGATGTGCAGTCCTTGCCGCGGCCGGGAACGAAAAAGTCAAAGCGGTTGCTTCGATCTTCCCGGCGAAAACCTCCCCCAACGCCTATAGCGCCGCGAAACGGGTGGAAGCACCAGGGCTGGTCATCGGCTCTGCAAAAGACTCACTTGTTGATGCCGGTAACCCTGCCCGATATGCCGCAAACTGGGCTGGTGACTGTGTCTACCGCGAAGTCGACAATGGAAACCAGTTCGGGTTCACCGAAAACCTCACCCGGAAACTGCTCCTTGGTATCGGCCTGCCAGACTATAGTGCCCAAGAAACCATTCGCGGGCTTGTCACAGGATTCCTGCTGCACGAATTAGCGGGTGAACGGAAATATTCCGCCTTCGCCGATCCAACAGCCGAAGCGAAGCATGTGCTCATATTCGACGACGAGGAAATCGCAGAAAAAGCCGATCTGTCGAAGTCGCAACGATAA
- the rimI gene encoding ribosomal protein S18-alanine N-acetyltransferase — protein sequence MAIFFESSTVTFMAQLRDLVPADLPRLAELEQVLFPTDSPWSEAIFAAELASPFTRAFGVVNTDNVLVGYCLIALRGTVEDAEFELLTIGVDPSEQGQGLGKLLLDTAVEFVDRHHAPFLLEVRTDNVTAIRLYESRGFVEVGLRKQYYQPSGADAFVMLRQPSVS from the coding sequence GTGGCTATCTTTTTCGAAAGCAGCACGGTGACCTTTATGGCACAGTTACGCGACCTTGTTCCTGCAGATCTGCCCAGGCTTGCAGAACTCGAGCAGGTGCTATTTCCAACGGATTCGCCGTGGAGTGAGGCAATCTTTGCTGCTGAGCTCGCCAGCCCTTTCACACGCGCATTCGGGGTGGTCAACACTGACAATGTGCTAGTTGGATATTGCCTTATCGCCTTGCGGGGCACAGTTGAAGATGCCGAATTTGAACTGCTTACCATCGGTGTAGATCCCTCTGAGCAAGGGCAAGGACTCGGCAAACTGCTCCTTGATACGGCAGTCGAGTTTGTGGATCGGCACCACGCACCGTTTCTGCTTGAAGTCCGCACAGATAATGTAACTGCTATTCGACTCTATGAGAGTCGTGGTTTCGTCGAGGTAGGGCTGCGGAAACAGTATTATCAACCTTCCGGTGCCGATGCGTTTGTCATGCTTCGGCAACCATCAGTGAGCTAG
- the tsaD gene encoding tRNA (adenosine(37)-N6)-threonylcarbamoyltransferase complex transferase subunit TsaD — protein MGVESSCDETGVGIIRLSMADEGPQLEILADCVASSMEQHARFGGVVPEIASRAHLEAIGPVMRQALDEAGIRRPDVVAATVGPGLAGALLVGASAAKAYAAAWGVDFYGVNHLGGHVAVATLAGVPDLPHAVALLVSGGHTQLLEVHGIGKPMKELGATLDDAAGEAYDKVARLLELGYPGGPVIDRLAKHGNPKAIAFPRGLMKRADQAYDFSFSGLKTAVARYVEAAEREGTTIVVEDVCASFQEAVVDVLTKKAVRACQDVGAPVLLLGGGVAANSRLRELAQARCTSAGISLQVPDLRLCTDNGVMIAALAAHLIAQGYGPSPLTVGCDPSLEVEIPLVTAANS, from the coding sequence ATGGGTGTGGAAAGCTCGTGTGATGAAACAGGTGTAGGCATTATTCGACTTTCCATGGCTGATGAAGGTCCGCAGCTGGAGATTCTGGCCGATTGTGTCGCATCGTCGATGGAGCAGCACGCCCGGTTCGGCGGAGTTGTTCCCGAGATTGCTTCTCGGGCGCACTTGGAGGCAATCGGGCCGGTGATGCGGCAAGCATTAGATGAAGCTGGTATTCGTCGACCAGATGTTGTTGCCGCTACCGTCGGCCCCGGCTTGGCTGGGGCGCTACTGGTAGGTGCTTCCGCAGCTAAGGCCTATGCGGCCGCGTGGGGGGTCGATTTCTATGGGGTGAATCATTTGGGTGGACATGTTGCGGTGGCGACACTTGCCGGTGTACCAGATTTACCGCATGCAGTAGCGCTGCTGGTGAGCGGTGGACATACCCAACTTTTAGAAGTGCACGGTATCGGTAAACCGATGAAAGAGCTCGGCGCAACCTTGGACGATGCTGCGGGGGAAGCCTATGACAAAGTGGCGCGGCTGCTTGAGCTTGGGTATCCGGGTGGGCCGGTTATTGACCGTCTTGCTAAACACGGCAATCCGAAGGCGATCGCTTTTCCCCGTGGACTGATGAAACGCGCCGATCAGGCATATGATTTTTCTTTCTCCGGGTTGAAAACAGCGGTTGCCCGCTATGTTGAAGCAGCGGAACGCGAAGGAACCACCATAGTGGTCGAGGATGTGTGTGCCTCATTCCAGGAAGCGGTGGTGGACGTGTTGACGAAAAAAGCGGTGCGAGCCTGCCAGGATGTGGGCGCCCCTGTGCTGCTGCTCGGTGGGGGAGTGGCTGCGAATTCTCGGCTGCGGGAGTTGGCTCAGGCACGCTGTACCAGTGCAGGGATTTCGTTGCAGGTTCCTGATCTGCGGCTGTGTACCGACAACGGGGTGATGATTGCCGCGTTGGCAGCGCATCTTATCGCCCAAGGATATGGTCCTTCACCGCTGACGGTCGGTTGCGATCCCTCCCTAGAGGTGGAGATTCCGTTGGTGACCGCAGCAAACTCGTAG
- a CDS encoding NAD(P)H-hydrate epimerase, whose translation MSPMPLYTPQAVRSAELPLIAKRGEQLMRQAAAAVAHAALDMLRQRRTAAAAGARVLVLCGTGGNGGDALYAAYELKRRGAYVTVWATGKSLHQPALDLLQPQRIAGVGFAADFAIADVQQADLIIDGIVGIGAHGGLKDAAAVAASLVVTHKRAPVLAVDIPSGVSPMTGILHSNGIAADRTVTFGALKPAHALGSDVCGKVELHGLGIDAQLAMVPPWGRVITKDDLRAWPVPGRLSNKYTGGVTGIHAGSAKYPGAAVLCVSGAVRATSPMVRYAGPAKKAVLARHPEVVATTTPTDAGSVDCWVTGPGIGESDANLRWLIEQNVPLIVDADALTALAHDEHLRHRLAARTQLTVLTPHDGEYARMMGRPPGNDRIGAARALAVKLGCCVLLKGRITVVATSAEAFVIDAESSWAATPGSGDVLSGIIGAAVAHRAEPLSVALAAKLHAEAARSLQGPAPASDLALAITTTLKGTTTPP comes from the coding sequence ATGTCTCCGATGCCGCTGTACACTCCACAAGCTGTCCGTTCCGCGGAGCTGCCGCTGATTGCCAAGCGCGGTGAACAATTGATGCGGCAAGCAGCTGCTGCTGTTGCACATGCTGCGCTGGACATGTTGCGTCAGCGACGTACTGCGGCGGCCGCTGGTGCGCGAGTATTAGTGCTCTGTGGCACAGGCGGTAATGGTGGCGATGCCTTGTATGCCGCCTATGAGTTGAAACGTCGTGGCGCCTATGTCACGGTGTGGGCGACTGGGAAGTCGTTGCACCAGCCAGCGTTAGATTTGCTGCAACCTCAGCGGATCGCAGGGGTTGGTTTTGCTGCCGATTTTGCGATTGCTGATGTGCAGCAGGCTGATCTGATTATTGATGGCATTGTGGGTATTGGTGCCCATGGGGGTCTCAAAGATGCGGCTGCTGTTGCTGCATCGCTGGTGGTTACTCATAAACGCGCCCCAGTGTTGGCGGTCGATATTCCCTCTGGGGTGTCGCCGATGACTGGGATTTTGCATTCGAATGGTATTGCTGCGGATCGCACGGTCACCTTTGGTGCATTAAAACCTGCCCATGCGTTGGGTAGCGACGTGTGCGGGAAAGTGGAGCTGCACGGACTTGGCATTGATGCGCAGTTGGCTATGGTGCCGCCGTGGGGAAGGGTCATTACTAAAGACGATCTTCGCGCCTGGCCGGTACCTGGCCGGTTAAGCAACAAGTACACCGGTGGTGTCACTGGTATTCATGCCGGTTCGGCAAAATATCCGGGGGCTGCGGTGCTGTGTGTCTCGGGGGCGGTGCGCGCAACTTCCCCGATGGTGCGGTATGCGGGGCCTGCGAAAAAGGCTGTTCTTGCCCGCCATCCGGAGGTTGTGGCGACGACTACCCCAACTGATGCAGGATCGGTGGATTGTTGGGTAACCGGACCTGGTATTGGGGAATCTGATGCGAATCTGCGGTGGTTAATTGAGCAGAATGTGCCGCTGATTGTGGATGCTGATGCGTTAACGGCGTTGGCGCATGATGAGCATTTACGGCATCGGCTTGCTGCCCGCACCCAATTGACAGTGCTGACTCCACACGATGGGGAATATGCCCGGATGATGGGTCGCCCGCCGGGCAATGACCGAATTGGTGCGGCACGGGCCTTGGCGGTGAAATTGGGCTGCTGTGTGCTTCTTAAAGGCCGCATCACGGTGGTGGCGACTTCGGCAGAAGCATTTGTCATTGATGCGGAAAGCTCGTGGGCTGCCACTCCTGGCTCAGGGGATGTGTTGTCGGGAATTATTGGTGCCGCGGTTGCGCACCGCGCAGAGCCGCTGAGTGTGGCACTTGCCGCGAAACTTCATGCGGAGGCTGCGAGAAGTTTGCAAGGTCCTGCCCCGGCGAGTGATTTGGCTTTGGCGATCACTACGACACTTAAGGGCACCACTACGCCACCGTAA